One Nitrospinaceae bacterium DNA window includes the following coding sequences:
- a CDS encoding MFS transporter, whose translation MSISSEHAPEPRYGWVMVAVAGTFMMMAVGSMSALSVFMKPLTAEMGWYRGETSFAYLSAALILGAGGILMGHMSDRYSARPVVLAGAVILGAAYLLLARQGSLTQFYIFSTLMGLGVSSFQAPLISSVGNWFTKNKGLALGIASAWGGLGNGVVPFTVAYLISLSGWRGAYSALGVFALVVLVPLALLIRRAPAAGEQPEARGHSAERESPPAAVAQEETFLLSPMAVSAWLGSAAIFCCISMATPMLHLVVLAQDRGIAPQKAAGILLIIAVGSFFGRITYGRITDSIGGLRTYMLASISQTILVFWFTQMTSLTGFYTLALVYGFFYSGVMICLVICVREFVPLRRRGVSTGTVFFCGWLGMGIGGWQGGFFFDLTGAYTVSFGVAALAGVINLSILYSLKRYFERQEFQLINAEAPA comes from the coding sequence TTGAGCATTTCTAGTGAACATGCGCCCGAGCCGCGCTACGGCTGGGTGATGGTGGCGGTGGCCGGAACTTTTATGATGATGGCGGTGGGTTCGATGTCGGCGCTCTCGGTGTTCATGAAGCCGCTCACCGCCGAGATGGGGTGGTATCGGGGGGAGACCTCTTTTGCCTATTTGTCTGCTGCGCTGATTCTCGGGGCAGGTGGCATTTTAATGGGCCATATGTCGGACCGCTATTCGGCTCGCCCGGTAGTTTTGGCTGGCGCTGTGATTTTAGGGGCCGCCTATCTGCTCTTGGCCCGCCAGGGCTCGCTCACCCAGTTTTATATTTTCTCAACCCTGATGGGCCTGGGGGTGTCATCGTTCCAGGCACCGCTCATTTCGAGCGTTGGCAACTGGTTCACAAAAAATAAGGGTCTTGCCCTCGGCATCGCCTCGGCCTGGGGGGGGCTCGGCAACGGGGTTGTGCCCTTCACTGTTGCCTACCTGATTTCACTCTCGGGCTGGCGCGGGGCGTATAGCGCATTGGGCGTTTTTGCGCTGGTGGTGTTGGTGCCGCTGGCTCTGTTGATTCGGCGAGCGCCTGCGGCTGGAGAACAACCTGAGGCCAGAGGACACTCAGCGGAAAGGGAGAGCCCACCTGCGGCGGTCGCTCAAGAGGAAACTTTTTTGCTCTCGCCTATGGCTGTTAGCGCCTGGCTCGGCTCGGCGGCGATTTTTTGTTGCATTTCTATGGCCACCCCCATGCTCCATCTGGTGGTGTTGGCACAGGACAGAGGGATTGCGCCCCAAAAGGCGGCTGGTATTCTTTTAATCATCGCAGTGGGCAGTTTTTTCGGGCGGATCACCTACGGGAGAATCACCGATTCAATCGGGGGGCTGCGCACTTATATGCTGGCCTCGATATCTCAAACCATTCTGGTGTTCTGGTTTACGCAAATGACCTCGCTGACGGGATTCTACACCCTCGCCCTTGTCTACGGCTTTTTCTATAGCGGCGTGATGATTTGTCTGGTTATTTGTGTGCGGGAGTTTGTTCCCCTTCGCCGGCGGGGTGTTTCGACGGGGACTGTTTTTTTCTGCGGATGGCTTGGTATGGGGATTGGCGGCTGGCAGGGGGGATTTTTTTTCGACCTGACGGGTGCCTACACGGTTTCGTTTGGGGTGGCGGCGCTGGCCGGGGTAATTAACCTATCGATTCTTTATTCATTAAAACGCTACTTTGAACGGCAAGAGTTTCAACTTATAAACGCTGAGGCCCCAGCCTAA